The following is a genomic window from Lysinibacillus sp. JNUCC-52.
TGAGCCTTTTCCATAATGGAACAGTCCTTGCAATGCCTTTATATTTTTTAGCGTTAGGAATTGTAATGCTTTTAATAAGCTTACCGTTACTTCATAAACAAGTTTCGTAAATTTCATAAAAGTATCCTCTTTTGAGGATGCTTTTTCTTTTGCATGAGTATGGAAAAGAATTATATCCGATCATAGAGGCTTTATAAGTGCTGAAAGGTTGAGCATACAAAAGTATCGGATATTATGGTGAGTACCATCGTTATTGAAAGAAAGTGGCAGTAACTAAAACAAAAGAACACCAGTACAAAACACTGGTATTCATTTTATGTTGTAAGTAGTAGGTAACAAATTATTATTTAAGTTAATTATTAGAAGAAGTGACTGTACGTTTTGTAACAATTTTGCTAAATAAGGACGCTAAAACTTGTTGAAACAGCATTCCGAATACAACGGGCATTGCTACTTTACTTGGGAAATATGTTGTTGCAACAATGACACCAATTGCAATATTTCTCATTCCGCCTGTAAATACTAAGGTCGTCATTTGTGGATAGTCTTTAATAATATATCGACCAATTATTAAAGCAAAAACATAGCCCGAGACAGCAATTACCAAGACTAAAAGTAAAACTGAAATTAGATGTAAGTTGAAATTTGTTAAATATGGAGAAATGGCGCTACTATTAATCATTATCACTGCAAATAAAGACAGTGTTGAAAAAGGAGCAAGTTTTTTCCCAAATTTCTTTGGTATTTCTCCTTTGGAAAGTTCGTTCACTAATATACCTAGAATAGTGGGCAACACAATCATCAAAATTAAATTAAGTATAAGGGAAGTAACATCTAATTGAATTTTTTCACCTGAAACTATATAGAGCATGAACGGCATGATAAACGGAGAAAGTAGGGTATCAATTAAAATAATAGATAAGCCTAACGGCAAGTTTCCCTTACAGATATTTATCCAAATAACACTTGTTACGCCTGTAGGGACTGCAACCGATAATACAAAGCCGACAGTTAATAAATGATCATCGAAAATGATTGTCGATAAAAAATAAGCCCATAAAGGCATCAATAAGTGAAGAAAGATAATGGAGAATAAGATGAGAGCTGGATGTTTTGTGAAAATTTTTACATCTTTAAATTTCATGTTTAAACTTCCAACGAATGTCATAAAAGCAAATAGCCAAGATACGAGGAATAATAGACTGTGACCAACGCTTTCTAATAAAACACCTACAACTAAACTTAATGGTGTTAAAATAGCAATGTATTTTTGGAGAAATCCATTTAGTTTCTCTAACATAAATAAGACCTTCTTTTTGAAATATTATTTAAATAACTTTAACATATGTTTTTAGTAAAAAGTAAAATAATTAAAACGCTACAAATTGATTTTATCTTTTCTAAATTAATGAAAATTACTATAATGTACTTTCAAGCTAAAATGGCTTGGTGAAATATAAAGTCAACCATCGTGTGCAACGAGATTTGGAGAAAACAAGTTAACATAAGTTTTGATTAAGATATTTTTGTGCAATACTTTAATATATGTTAAAATAAACCATATCAATATGTTAAAAGACACAGAAATCATTTAAGAGGAGGGTGAGTGTATGAGTGCAAAGAAGAAAAATGGAAAATTACAAATATTAGCGATAATTTTAATAATATTACTATTTGTTGTGGCATTTGTTTCTTTTTTCTTAGGTCATTTCATGGTAGGTTCAGTTTTATTTGTGATCTTCATCGTTATTTTGAATGCTATTAGTAGTTGGACGAGAGTCAAAAATACAGAGTACATTCATTTTAAAAATCATAAAAACAATGAGAAGTGGTGATTTCCCCCACATTAGCATATTGGCCATTCACTTGAGTGGCTTTTTATATTTGTTTTTCTCTTCTTATAGGAAATTTAATGGAGAAGGGTAGAAAGCAAAAGGTATTATTCCTCTTGCTTCGTTTCTAAAAATAAAGAGAAACTAAATGCAATTAACATTACTATTGAA
Proteins encoded in this region:
- a CDS encoding bile acid:sodium symporter family protein, whose translation is MLEKLNGFLQKYIAILTPLSLVVGVLLESVGHSLLFLVSWLFAFMTFVGSLNMKFKDVKIFTKHPALILFSIIFLHLLMPLWAYFLSTIIFDDHLLTVGFVLSVAVPTGVTSVIWINICKGNLPLGLSIILIDTLLSPFIMPFMLYIVSGEKIQLDVTSLILNLILMIVLPTILGILVNELSKGEIPKKFGKKLAPFSTLSLFAVIMINSSAISPYLTNFNLHLISVLLLVLVIAVSGYVFALIIGRYIIKDYPQMTTLVFTGGMRNIAIGVIVATTYFPSKVAMPVVFGMLFQQVLASLFSKIVTKRTVTSSNN